From Verrucomicrobiia bacterium, the proteins below share one genomic window:
- a CDS encoding class I SAM-dependent methyltransferase has translation MKTPSSAPTVDCEPLHPLSSTLGSMPMNMDGSNGYEGIAGIYIAGRGTRARVGDSVGAATVRAWAQAFRPGATVLDLGSGPGEPSTRILREAGLATYAVDASPTMVAAFRERFPGVPIEQNTVEASGFFDRTFDGVLAWGLLFLLQPAAQALVIEKVARALNSSAGAS, from the coding sequence ATGAAGACACCTTCATCAGCCCCAACCGTGGACTGCGAGCCGTTGCATCCGCTCTCTTCGACACTCGGATCGATGCCAATGAACATGGATGGTTCCAATGGATATGAAGGGATCGCGGGCATCTACATCGCCGGACGTGGAACCCGAGCCCGAGTCGGCGATTCGGTCGGCGCCGCCACCGTCCGGGCGTGGGCCCAAGCCTTTCGCCCGGGAGCGACGGTCCTCGACCTCGGCTCAGGCCCTGGTGAACCGAGCACGCGCATCCTGCGGGAGGCCGGCCTTGCGACCTACGCCGTCGATGCATCACCGACGATGGTCGCGGCATTCCGCGAGCGCTTCCCGGGCGTGCCGATCGAACAAAACACGGTCGAAGCGTCCGGGTTCTTCGACCGGACCTTCGATGGCGTGCTTGCCTGGGGGCTCCTGTTCTTGCTCCAGCCGGCCGCTCAAGCGCTTGTCATCGAGAAGGTGGCGCGCGCGCTCAACTCATCGGCAGGCGCATCGTGA